The following coding sequences are from one Tepidamorphus gemmatus window:
- a CDS encoding BMC domain-containing protein, with protein MATLRSSIFIDQLQPQTMCYLGTWIRGSLPRTNMAAQIIEVAPGLDIEPLTDTALKEAEVRGGILVVERQFGYLEFHSRSTAAVKAAAQAVLRALGLSETDAIRPKILASKIVTRIDPMHAFLINRNKGGSMILGGETLFVLETEPAAYAILAANEAEKAANIKIVDYRMIGATGRVYLSGSEAEVRAAATAAETALELVA; from the coding sequence ATGGCCACGCTGCGCTCTTCCATCTTCATCGACCAGCTGCAGCCGCAGACCATGTGCTATCTCGGCACCTGGATCCGCGGCTCGCTGCCGCGCACCAATATGGCCGCGCAGATCATAGAGGTCGCGCCGGGCCTCGACATCGAGCCTCTGACCGATACGGCCCTGAAGGAGGCCGAGGTACGTGGCGGCATTCTCGTTGTTGAGCGGCAGTTCGGGTACCTCGAGTTTCATTCCCGCTCGACCGCCGCCGTCAAGGCTGCCGCACAGGCGGTGCTGCGGGCGCTCGGGCTGAGCGAAACTGATGCGATCCGCCCGAAGATCCTGGCCTCCAAGATCGTCACCCGCATCGACCCGATGCATGCCTTCCTCATCAACCGCAACAAGGGCGGCTCGATGATCCTCGGTGGCGAGACGCTGTTCGTTCTGGAGACCGAGCCGGCCGCCTATGCCATCCTCGCTGCGAACGAGGCCGAGAAAGCCGCCAACATCAAGATCGTCGACTACCGGATGATCGGCGCGACCGGGCGGGTCTACCTGTCCGGGTCCGAGGCCGAAGTCCGGGCTGCCGCGACCGCCGCAGAGACCGCGCTGGAGCTGGTGGCATGA
- a CDS encoding EutN/CcmL family microcompartment protein yields MLRATVTGRIWSTKRLKEVPAGSILEVVVDGSSTRLLAFDPLGCGEGESVIVATGSVAAAWFPGEAPPIDALIIGSIDEAASARTGK; encoded by the coding sequence ATGCTGCGCGCAACCGTCACCGGCCGCATCTGGTCGACAAAGCGGCTCAAGGAAGTCCCCGCCGGATCGATTCTCGAGGTGGTCGTCGACGGAAGTTCGACCCGTCTTCTCGCCTTCGATCCGCTCGGCTGCGGCGAGGGTGAGAGCGTCATCGTCGCGACCGGATCGGTCGCCGCCGCCTGGTTTCCGGGCGAGGCGCCGCCGATCGACGCGCTGATCATCGGATCGATCGACGAAGCCGCCTCCGCCCGCACGGGCAAGTGA
- a CDS encoding BMC domain-containing protein, translating into MSSNAIGMIETKGYVAALAAADAMVKAANVSIIGREEVGDGLVAVIINGDVGAVKAATEAGAEVAGQVGTLVSVHVIPRPHADVSKHFTAGGGAK; encoded by the coding sequence ATGTCCAGCAATGCCATCGGAATGATCGAGACCAAGGGCTACGTGGCCGCGCTGGCCGCCGCCGACGCCATGGTGAAGGCTGCCAACGTCTCCATCATCGGCCGCGAGGAAGTCGGCGACGGTCTTGTCGCCGTAATCATCAACGGCGATGTCGGCGCGGTGAAGGCGGCGACCGAAGCCGGTGCGGAAGTCGCGGGCCAGGTCGGCACGCTTGTGTCCGTCCACGTCATTCCGCGCCCGCACGCCGACGTCTCCAAGCACTTCACCGCCGGCGGCGGCGCGAAGTAG
- a CDS encoding microcompartment protein, which yields MARTAQKAAAATSSPAAKGELRVYLMVEDLQPQFAAYMGSPTRARGYPPLAGQHALIIEVAPGLMIERVTDIALKSDPDLEPGILFVERQFGILEIHGDDRSALERAGRAVLKGIGLTEGDQLRPRILYSDVIEDIADQHAVIINRTRQASMVMPGETLLICEMVPALYAAIAANEAERLAPGLTLVDVQMIGAAGRIYLSGRSADVAKARAGIEAVLASIGGRDA from the coding sequence ATGGCCCGGACCGCGCAGAAGGCGGCCGCTGCGACCAGCTCGCCGGCAGCGAAGGGCGAATTGCGGGTCTATCTGATGGTCGAGGACCTTCAGCCGCAGTTCGCCGCCTACATGGGCTCGCCGACGCGTGCCCGCGGCTATCCGCCGCTGGCAGGCCAGCACGCTCTCATCATCGAGGTCGCGCCCGGCCTGATGATCGAGCGGGTGACTGATATCGCCCTGAAATCCGATCCGGACCTCGAACCGGGCATCCTGTTCGTCGAGCGTCAGTTCGGCATCCTGGAGATCCACGGCGACGACAGGTCGGCGCTCGAACGGGCCGGCCGCGCGGTGCTGAAGGGGATCGGCCTCACCGAGGGCGACCAGCTGCGCCCGCGGATCCTGTACAGCGACGTGATCGAGGACATCGCCGACCAGCATGCGGTGATCATCAACCGTACGCGTCAGGCGTCGATGGTGATGCCCGGCGAGACCCTGCTGATCTGCGAGATGGTGCCGGCGCTCTATGCCGCCATCGCCGCCAACGAGGCAGAACGGCTGGCGCCCGGGCTGACGCTCGTCGACGTGCAGATGATCGGCGCGGCAGGACGCATCTATCTGTCGGGACGGTCTGCCGATGTCGCTAAGGCGCGTGCGGGCATCGAGGCCGTGCTCGCCTCGATCGGCGGACGGGACGCCTGA